One [Clostridium] saccharolyticum WM1 DNA segment encodes these proteins:
- a CDS encoding xanthine dehydrogenase family protein molybdopterin-binding subunit — protein METQLGKDTVRKEANHKVTGMAKYTNDLSDFPMLYARLLTSIHAHARIISIDTSEASAMPGVRAVITAKEYQILCGTMFRDRPPLAREKVRYYGEPVAIVVADDEMQAKAAAGKILIEYEPLPVVNTVKEATKRNPVIIHESLMSYTKAAEEVYPVKGTNICHHQKIRKGNMQKGWQDSEIVIEGNFSLPQSDHAAMETRAVHCMIMPDDSVIIKTSSQSPYEVKELVSQYFNIPEGKVTVQVPFVGGGFGGKSCVQPEVLAVISAMNVKGKWINLANTREEDMVTSPCHLGLEASIRIGAKRDGTITAAEMSFHIDTGAYADISPKIAKAIAVDCAGPYHIPNIQCDCYSVYTNHPYATSFRGFGHEAYTFCLERMMDKLADKTGLDSFQLRHLNLVRAGDLTPTQVKVTASNTGNAEECLERLKTIINWKEGARIEEGNGLIRAKGISCLVKTSDTPTDAGASAVLTFNSDGTMNLDCGATEIGPGMKTTAAQLLAEKMRTSIDNVYVKLDVNTQSTPYLWKTVASMTTFLVGRAVLNAADDAISQLLNLASIALRCPPEDLYFENMMIYAKHNPELYIMFKDLVKGYKYPNGNSVKGPVIGRGSYVMNHLTPLNEASGQGVPGQSWTVGAQAVEIEYNTRQHTYRILKAATVIDAGKVLNPRSARGVIMGGMCMGLGLGICEDFIYNEDGIAEDTSFRTYKMIRYGENPKYLVDFVETPQMDAPYGARGIAEHGIIGMPAALANAISLAAEIDVNRLPITPEFIWRERLKL, from the coding sequence ATGGAAACCCAGTTGGGAAAAGATACAGTAAGAAAAGAGGCAAACCATAAGGTGACGGGCATGGCCAAATATACAAACGATTTGAGTGATTTCCCCATGCTTTATGCCAGGCTATTAACAAGTATTCATGCTCATGCCCGGATTATATCGATTGATACGTCGGAAGCATCTGCAATGCCTGGAGTAAGGGCAGTCATTACTGCAAAGGAATATCAGATCTTGTGCGGAACGATGTTCCGGGACCGGCCTCCTTTAGCTAGAGAAAAAGTGCGTTATTACGGCGAACCGGTTGCCATTGTTGTAGCAGATGATGAAATGCAGGCAAAGGCTGCAGCAGGAAAAATACTGATAGAGTATGAACCTTTGCCGGTTGTAAATACAGTGAAAGAGGCAACGAAGAGGAATCCCGTCATCATACATGAATCTCTCATGTCCTATACAAAAGCCGCAGAGGAAGTTTATCCCGTTAAAGGAACAAACATCTGTCATCATCAGAAAATCAGAAAAGGGAATATGCAGAAAGGGTGGCAGGACAGTGAAATTGTGATAGAGGGAAACTTTTCGCTTCCCCAATCGGATCACGCTGCCATGGAAACCAGAGCAGTCCATTGTATGATCATGCCGGATGACAGCGTAATAATAAAGACTTCCTCTCAGTCTCCTTATGAGGTCAAGGAACTGGTCAGCCAATACTTTAATATTCCGGAAGGAAAGGTAACCGTACAGGTTCCGTTTGTCGGCGGAGGGTTTGGAGGAAAATCCTGCGTACAACCGGAGGTATTGGCAGTGATTTCGGCAATGAATGTAAAAGGCAAATGGATCAATCTGGCGAATACGAGAGAGGAAGATATGGTCACCTCTCCGTGTCATTTGGGGTTGGAAGCATCCATCAGAATAGGCGCAAAAAGAGACGGAACAATTACAGCGGCTGAAATGTCATTTCACATAGACACCGGAGCATATGCGGATATATCTCCTAAAATTGCGAAGGCCATAGCGGTGGATTGTGCCGGTCCTTATCATATACCCAATATCCAATGTGATTGTTACAGCGTATATACAAATCATCCATATGCCACCTCTTTCCGCGGGTTTGGACATGAGGCATATACCTTTTGCCTGGAAAGAATGATGGACAAGCTGGCAGACAAAACAGGGCTGGATTCTTTTCAGCTAAGGCATTTAAACCTGGTCCGTGCCGGTGATTTGACTCCTACCCAGGTTAAGGTTACTGCCAGCAATACAGGCAATGCGGAAGAATGTTTGGAAAGATTAAAGACAATTATTAACTGGAAAGAAGGAGCACGCATAGAGGAAGGAAATGGCCTGATAAGAGCAAAAGGGATCAGTTGTCTGGTCAAAACCTCCGATACTCCTACGGACGCAGGTGCAAGTGCTGTTTTGACCTTTAATTCTGACGGAACCATGAATCTGGATTGCGGTGCCACCGAGATAGGTCCGGGAATGAAGACAACAGCAGCCCAGCTATTGGCAGAAAAAATGAGAACATCCATTGACAACGTTTATGTAAAACTGGATGTGAATACTCAGTCAACACCATATTTATGGAAAACAGTTGCCAGCATGACTACTTTTTTAGTAGGGCGTGCCGTTTTAAATGCGGCTGATGATGCTATCTCCCAGCTGCTGAACTTGGCATCCATTGCACTCCGGTGTCCTCCCGAGGATCTGTATTTTGAGAATATGATGATATATGCAAAGCATAATCCTGAGCTTTACATCATGTTCAAAGATCTGGTCAAGGGTTATAAATATCCCAATGGTAATTCTGTCAAAGGGCCTGTCATAGGACGTGGCAGCTATGTTATGAATCATCTCACCCCCCTAAATGAGGCATCAGGACAGGGAGTGCCAGGTCAAAGCTGGACCGTTGGCGCTCAGGCAGTTGAAATTGAATACAATACCAGACAGCATACTTACCGGATTTTAAAGGCTGCTACTGTGATTGATGCAGGAAAGGTCTTAAATCCAAGGAGTGCAAGAGGTGTAATCATGGGCGGCATGTGCATGGGACTGGGATTGGGAATCTGTGAAGATTTTATTTACAATGAAGATGGAATTGCAGAAGATACAAGCTTCCGGACTTATAAAATGATCCGTTACGGAGAAAACCCGAAATACCTGGTTGATTTTGTAGAAACGCCTCAAATGGATGCACCTTACGGAGCCAGAGGGATTGCAGAACACGGCATCATCGGAATGCCTGCCGCACTGGCAAATGCCATATCATTGGCGGCTGAGATCGATGTAAACCGGCTTCCCATTACGCCTGAATTCATATGGCGGGAAAGGCTGAAATTATGA
- a CDS encoding CPC_1213 family protein: protein MSRDNSKKSTSNHKKEDGTFHSKHIKHNPQAESARAVFGLKADNSKDK from the coding sequence ATGAGCAGGGATAATTCAAAAAAAAGTACTAGTAATCATAAAAAGGAAGATGGTACTTTTCATTCAAAGCATATTAAGCATAATCCACAGGCAGAAAGCGCCCGGGCCGTATTTGGTTTAAAGGCAGATAATTCAAAGGATAAATAA
- a CDS encoding capping complex subunit for YIEGIA, translating into MGQSNPEILVYITDNKERIISGDPLTLYIPDLEEREICLTDLGKALRASVVQLKNGDHILISK; encoded by the coding sequence ATGGGACAGAGTAATCCTGAGATATTAGTTTATATAACAGATAACAAAGAAAGGATCATATCAGGCGATCCATTGACCCTTTATATCCCTGATCTGGAGGAACGAGAAATCTGTCTGACCGACTTGGGGAAGGCGCTTCGAGCCAGTGTGGTGCAGCTTAAAAACGGTGACCATATATTAATTAGCAAATAA
- a CDS encoding (2Fe-2S)-binding protein, with the protein MYLSGNSIIILNVNGEDRPVMAKPSHTLLHVLRKELSLTGAKSGCENGDCGTCTVLVDDMPVKSCLMLAAEAVGHKITTIEGLKDAPIQDAFIKNWGFQCGYCTSGFLMVCHALARHVPNADDPIIEEWLQSNLCRCTGYEEIENAVKSILSGNYQ; encoded by the coding sequence ATGTATTTATCAGGAAACAGTATCATCATTCTTAATGTAAATGGAGAGGATAGGCCTGTTATGGCGAAACCATCCCACACCCTGCTTCATGTACTCCGGAAAGAACTGTCTTTGACCGGGGCAAAAAGCGGATGTGAAAACGGGGATTGCGGCACTTGTACGGTGCTTGTTGACGATATGCCTGTCAAATCCTGTCTGATGCTGGCTGCGGAGGCGGTTGGGCATAAAATAACAACGATTGAAGGTCTGAAAGATGCTCCCATACAGGATGCGTTTATAAAGAACTGGGGATTTCAATGTGGTTATTGCACTTCCGGATTTCTGATGGTTTGTCATGCATTAGCCAGGCATGTTCCAAATGCCGACGATCCTATCATAGAGGAATGGTTACAATCAAATTTATGCAGATGTACCGGGTATGAGGAAATTGAAAATGCCGTTAAATCAATATTATCAGGGAATTATCAGTGA
- a CDS encoding FAD binding domain-containing protein produces the protein MIPFDFDYYKPDSLEEALGCYHDLLLNNKKPLYYGGGTEIISMARVNSINFDAVIDLKGIPQCNQLELSDGKLRIGAAQTLTNIAEHNAYPLLSKSIKRIADHTIQGKITIGGNLAGTIKYREAALPFMISDCTLQVMTQGGLVSLPFLQAFDGKLKLKKGEFIVSIMIEEDNLYLPYNHVKRTRMEKIDYPLITMAAVKYKKAAKAAITGYGNNPILLSERIINHKLYSTDQKIKKIINSVHNDCKGDLSGSREYREFVLENILQEMFMNFEKIG, from the coding sequence ATGATACCTTTTGACTTTGATTATTATAAACCAGATAGCCTGGAAGAAGCATTGGGCTGCTATCATGATTTACTTTTAAATAACAAAAAACCTCTATATTATGGAGGCGGTACAGAAATAATCAGTATGGCCAGGGTTAACAGCATAAATTTTGATGCAGTCATTGATTTAAAAGGAATACCCCAGTGCAATCAGCTTGAGTTAAGTGACGGGAAACTCAGAATCGGAGCAGCCCAGACTCTTACAAATATTGCAGAACACAATGCATATCCTTTGCTGTCCAAATCCATCAAACGGATTGCTGACCATACCATTCAGGGGAAGATTACCATAGGCGGTAATCTGGCCGGTACGATCAAATACCGGGAAGCGGCTTTGCCTTTTATGATCAGTGATTGTACCCTGCAGGTGATGACGCAGGGGGGATTGGTCTCGCTGCCGTTTTTACAGGCATTTGATGGTAAACTGAAGTTAAAAAAAGGAGAATTTATTGTATCCATAATGATAGAAGAAGATAATTTATATTTACCTTACAATCATGTTAAAAGGACCAGAATGGAGAAAATAGATTACCCATTGATTACCATGGCGGCAGTGAAATATAAAAAAGCGGCTAAGGCAGCAATTACCGGGTATGGGAACAATCCGATCCTATTATCGGAAAGGATCATAAACCATAAATTATACAGCACGGATCAGAAAATTAAGAAAATCATTAATTCAGTACACAATGACTGTAAGGGTGATTTGTCAGGAAGCAGGGAATATCGGGAATTCGTATTAGAAAACATCCTGCAGGAAATGTTTATGAATTTTGAAAAGATAGGATGA
- the mscL gene encoding large conductance mechanosensitive channel protein MscL: protein MGNKKGMIAEFKEFVLRGNVVDLAVGVIIGAAFQAIVNSLVKDIISPLIGVITGGVDFSSKFLLLYNVPEGADVSNLQAAKVLGPVFAYGSFITAVINFFIMAFVIFLMIKAINSMRGKKQQAEPAAPVDKECPYCFKRVNISATRCPYCTSHLGIQQETVQQD from the coding sequence ATGGGAAATAAAAAAGGTATGATAGCCGAATTTAAAGAATTTGTTTTGCGCGGCAATGTAGTGGATCTGGCAGTCGGTGTAATTATCGGTGCTGCTTTTCAGGCAATTGTCAATTCTCTGGTCAAGGACATTATATCGCCTTTGATTGGAGTGATTACCGGAGGAGTGGATTTTTCCAGTAAATTCCTCCTTTTGTACAATGTCCCGGAAGGTGCAGATGTTTCCAATCTTCAGGCAGCGAAGGTACTTGGGCCGGTATTTGCATATGGTTCCTTTATTACAGCAGTTATAAACTTTTTCATCATGGCTTTTGTTATTTTCCTGATGATTAAAGCGATTAATTCTATGCGGGGAAAGAAGCAGCAGGCTGAGCCTGCCGCCCCTGTGGACAAGGAGTGCCCGTATTGCTTCAAACGTGTCAATATCAGTGCTACCCGGTGCCCATATTGTACAAGCCATCTTGGAATACAGCAGGAAACCGTGCAGCAGGACTAA
- a CDS encoding S8 family peptidase: MQKILDDNYYDLIISNVMIPTYDTGDNITHMDLRHSLAHIPNDSVNPCDLGIYPYNAFPSVLTLSSTVSLEKSGIGTVQRNPYLALFGRGIIVAVIDTGIDYQHQAFLYNDGTTRILSLWDQTIQEGEPPEGFTYGTEYSREHINVALRSENPLSIVPSVDTNGHGTAIASVIAGKPSLEQSFSGVVPESDILVVKLKPAKNSLKKIFFVPENIECYQESDLIIGISYVTSVAKRLNRPIAICVAMGTNQSSHDGRGATSFITNYLAQQPQTGITITTGNEANKRRHYFNNTTAEPFLNDFELRVGENDKLFAIELWPFAPARLSIEITAPNRETTGQVFPALGECRRFAFVFNPSVIWINNYIFEEETGDQLILMRFQDPLPGIWTIRVQNLDKEPFSFHTWLPSGDLISEDTFFLNSNPDTTITSPGNATNPLTVTAYNQFNNTILPESGRGYTRTGFVKPDISAPGYQLTCAVPGNQYGSITGSGAAAAHAAGVVAMVFEWAIPRGNYTSITGNDVNRLLIRGAERSSGTTYPNNIWGYGQIEINRLFERLTNI; encoded by the coding sequence ATGCAGAAAATCTTGGATGATAATTATTATGACTTGATCATCAGTAACGTTATGATTCCTACATACGATACCGGAGATAATATAACACATATGGATTTAAGGCATTCTTTGGCTCATATCCCTAATGATTCTGTGAATCCATGCGATCTGGGAATTTATCCTTATAATGCATTTCCTTCCGTATTAACCCTAAGCTCCACCGTCAGTCTTGAAAAATCCGGTATCGGGACGGTTCAGAGAAACCCTTATCTGGCCTTGTTTGGACGGGGAATCATCGTGGCAGTCATTGACACCGGGATTGATTACCAGCATCAGGCATTTTTATATAATGACGGTACGACCCGTATCCTTTCTCTTTGGGACCAGACCATACAGGAGGGGGAGCCGCCGGAGGGATTTACCTATGGTACCGAATACAGCAGAGAGCATATTAATGTAGCGTTAAGGTCAGAAAACCCTTTGTCAATCGTGCCGTCGGTGGATACCAATGGCCATGGAACCGCAATTGCAAGTGTAATTGCAGGGAAACCCAGTCTGGAACAGTCATTCAGTGGTGTTGTCCCGGAATCTGATATACTGGTAGTAAAATTGAAGCCGGCTAAAAACAGTTTAAAGAAAATTTTTTTTGTTCCGGAAAACATTGAATGTTACCAGGAGTCGGATCTGATTATAGGAATCAGCTATGTGACCTCGGTTGCCAAAAGGCTGAACCGTCCCATTGCCATATGTGTTGCAATGGGAACAAATCAGTCAAGCCATGATGGTCGCGGAGCCACCAGTTTTATCACCAATTATCTGGCCCAGCAGCCGCAGACCGGGATAACGATCACAACAGGCAATGAAGCAAATAAGCGCAGACATTATTTTAACAATACAACCGCGGAACCTTTTCTTAATGATTTTGAATTAAGAGTTGGCGAAAATGACAAATTGTTTGCCATAGAGCTATGGCCCTTTGCTCCGGCAAGATTGTCTATAGAAATAACCGCTCCAAACAGAGAAACAACGGGGCAGGTTTTTCCGGCACTGGGGGAATGCAGAAGATTTGCCTTTGTATTTAACCCTAGTGTAATATGGATAAATAATTATATTTTTGAAGAAGAAACGGGGGATCAGCTTATTTTAATGCGCTTCCAGGATCCGCTTCCAGGAATCTGGACCATACGGGTGCAAAACCTTGATAAGGAACCGTTTTCTTTTCACACATGGCTGCCGTCCGGGGATTTGATATCGGAAGATACTTTCTTTTTAAATTCCAATCCGGATACGACTATAACTTCTCCGGGTAATGCAACCAACCCCCTGACCGTTACGGCTTATAACCAATTTAACAACACGATACTTCCTGAGTCCGGAAGAGGCTATACAAGAACCGGATTCGTTAAACCAGATATTTCGGCACCAGGATATCAGCTCACTTGTGCGGTTCCAGGTAACCAATATGGAAGCATTACCGGAAGCGGAGCCGCCGCCGCTCATGCGGCAGGAGTTGTTGCCATGGTTTTTGAATGGGCCATTCCAAGAGGAAATTATACAAGTATTACCGGAAATGATGTAAACCGCCTGCTGATACGGGGGGCGGAGCGGAGCAGCGGGACTACATATCCCAACAATATCTGGGGATATGGCCAGATAGAGATTAACCGGTTGTTTGAGAGACTTACGAATATTTAA
- the eam gene encoding glutamate 2,3-aminomutase, which produces MEEGRKRQVSKERAEELKGRIEDFLEARKRIPKGMDMEEEFVKRKNKILKVLNATEENWNDYHWQLTHKISDINTLSEIIPLNETEKMRIKKVEKKYRWAVSPYYLSLADPHDNYDPIRLLSIPTHKELEDPCLDLDPMGEEYTNPAGCITRRYPDRLIINVTNECAMYCRHCQRRRNIGEEDVHRSREMILESIEYIRENEEIRDVLITGGDALCLSDEDLEWMIKQLKEISHIDYIRLGTRSLVTMPQRITDQLCSMLRKYHPIYINTHFNHPIEITKASKAACEKLADSGIVLGNQAVLLNGINNNKYIMRVLNHELLKCRVRPYYIFHAKHVQGTAHFNTSIEDGIEIMEYLRGYTSGMAIPTFIVNAPKGQGKTPIFPNYIVSRGPGYVQLRTWEGNMVKYEDHETKDIRKCLE; this is translated from the coding sequence ATGGAAGAAGGCAGGAAACGACAGGTATCAAAGGAAAGAGCAGAGGAATTAAAGGGGCGTATCGAAGATTTTTTAGAAGCCAGAAAAAGGATTCCAAAGGGAATGGACATGGAGGAAGAGTTTGTTAAGAGGAAAAATAAAATATTAAAGGTATTAAACGCAACAGAAGAGAATTGGAATGATTATCATTGGCAGTTAACCCATAAGATATCGGATATTAATACGTTAAGTGAAATCATTCCCTTAAATGAAACAGAAAAGATGCGCATTAAAAAGGTTGAAAAAAAATACAGATGGGCGGTTTCTCCCTATTATTTAAGTTTGGCGGATCCGCATGACAATTATGATCCCATACGGTTATTATCAATTCCAACCCATAAAGAGCTGGAGGATCCCTGTTTGGACCTTGATCCCATGGGGGAAGAATATACAAATCCGGCAGGCTGTATCACAAGGCGGTATCCAGACCGGTTAATTATCAATGTGACCAATGAATGTGCCATGTACTGCAGACACTGCCAGAGAAGAAGGAATATCGGCGAGGAAGATGTTCATAGGTCTCGAGAAATGATCCTGGAGTCTATTGAATACATAAGAGAAAATGAGGAAATCAGGGATGTGCTTATCACCGGCGGTGATGCCCTGTGTTTATCTGATGAGGACCTTGAGTGGATGATTAAGCAGTTAAAAGAGATATCCCATATCGATTATATCCGCCTGGGTACCAGGAGCCTGGTAACCATGCCTCAAAGGATTACGGATCAATTATGCTCCATGCTTAGAAAATATCATCCAATTTATATAAACACGCATTTTAACCATCCAATAGAAATTACTAAAGCGTCAAAAGCGGCATGCGAAAAGCTGGCTGATTCCGGAATTGTCCTGGGAAATCAGGCAGTGTTGTTAAATGGAATTAATAATAATAAATACATAATGCGGGTACTCAATCATGAGCTGCTAAAATGCAGAGTGAGACCTTATTACATCTTTCATGCAAAACATGTTCAGGGTACCGCTCATTTTAATACATCCATTGAGGACGGCATAGAGATCATGGAATACTTACGCGGTTATACTTCGGGAATGGCGATTCCCACATTTATAGTAAATGCACCAAAGGGACAGGGAAAAACTCCCATCTTTCCTAATTACATTGTATCCCGGGGACCTGGCTATGTTCAGTTGAGAACCTGGGAAGGAAATATGGTTAAATATGAAGACCATGAAACAAAGGACATCAGGAAATGCCTTGAATGA
- a CDS encoding S8 family peptidase: MEKILDNNYYDLIISNQVVPSVGIGDDITPLNDRFSLLHVYKKNKQPCDLGQNSYHIFPSLYTLTSTIDAQTSGVCSSMENSDLGLLGQGVIIGIIDTGIDYRHPAFMNRDKTSRILSIWDQTIQEGTPPEGFTYGTEYTKAAINDALRYDMPLSVVPTTDINGHGTAIASIAAGSPNKEQTFRGIVPNADLAVVKLKDAKPNLKRIFSVPEDKLCFQESDIVLGIRYLAGISQRLQRPLAICIALGSSQGSHDGRGVLSAFLESLVQQPDLGVSISAGNEGNSSRHYFNKTSSAPYFNDFQLNIAGVDQQFSMELWAHIPGILSIEIAAPNRETISPVNPSFNECQKFTFQTSQSVVWVNNMIFERESGDQLILLRFENALPGIWYFRVQSLANEPFSFHSWLPSGDLISNGTFFLNSNPDTTITSPGNSRRTLTVTAYNQQTDNILDASGRGYTRSGLVKPELAAPGYLIPCAVPENQYGTLTGTGASAAIAAGTSAIVFEWSQGKGNFTYITGEQVSRILIRAAHRNPAFSYPNNIWGFGQLDVQRLLDRTSQIF, from the coding sequence ATGGAAAAAATACTGGATAATAATTATTACGACTTGATTATCAGTAATCAGGTAGTACCATCCGTTGGAATCGGTGATGATATCACACCGCTGAATGACAGGTTCTCTCTGCTGCATGTATACAAAAAAAATAAGCAGCCATGCGATTTGGGTCAAAACTCCTACCATATTTTTCCATCCCTTTATACCCTTACCTCAACGATTGACGCTCAAACCTCTGGCGTATGCAGTTCTATGGAAAATTCGGATTTAGGCTTATTGGGGCAGGGAGTGATTATCGGCATCATAGACACAGGAATTGATTACCGGCATCCTGCATTTATGAATAGGGATAAAACCAGCCGGATTCTTTCCATATGGGACCAGACCATACAGGAGGGGACGCCGCCGGAGGGTTTTACCTATGGAACGGAATATACAAAGGCTGCTATAAATGATGCACTTCGATATGATATGCCGCTTTCCGTTGTCCCTACAACCGATATTAACGGCCATGGAACAGCCATAGCCAGTATCGCCGCCGGCTCACCCAATAAGGAACAAACGTTTAGAGGCATAGTCCCAAATGCAGATCTGGCTGTTGTGAAATTAAAAGATGCCAAGCCGAATCTTAAGAGGATATTTTCTGTTCCGGAAGACAAACTGTGCTTCCAGGAATCAGATATCGTTCTTGGAATCCGCTATCTGGCTGGTATCAGCCAACGGCTGCAACGTCCTCTTGCCATATGCATTGCTCTGGGCAGCAGTCAGGGCAGCCATGATGGAAGAGGCGTGCTAAGTGCCTTTTTAGAAAGCCTCGTTCAGCAGCCTGACCTGGGAGTATCCATTTCTGCCGGGAACGAAGGAAACAGCAGCAGACATTATTTTAACAAAACCAGCTCCGCTCCCTACTTTAACGATTTCCAACTAAATATTGCAGGGGTTGACCAGCAATTCTCCATGGAACTCTGGGCACACATTCCCGGAATCCTTTCTATTGAAATCGCTGCACCAAACAGGGAAACAATATCACCTGTCAATCCTTCCTTTAATGAATGCCAAAAATTTACTTTTCAAACCAGTCAGAGTGTGGTCTGGGTAAATAACATGATCTTTGAAAGGGAAAGCGGTGACCAGTTGATTTTATTGCGGTTTGAAAATGCTCTTCCCGGTATCTGGTACTTCCGCGTCCAAAGCCTGGCAAACGAACCTTTTTCCTTCCATTCCTGGCTGCCCAGCGGTGATTTAATATCAAATGGAACCTTTTTTTTGAATTCCAATCCGGATACGACCATAACCTCCCCCGGTAATTCCAGACGAACACTGACAGTAACGGCTTACAATCAGCAAACCGACAACATTCTGGATGCTTCAGGAAGAGGTTATACAAGAAGCGGTCTGGTCAAACCAGAACTTGCAGCACCCGGCTATCTGATTCCCTGTGCTGTTCCGGAAAACCAATACGGAACCTTAACAGGCACCGGTGCATCTGCAGCCATCGCAGCTGGTACTTCTGCCATTGTTTTTGAATGGAGTCAGGGCAAAGGCAATTTCACTTATATCACAGGTGAACAGGTCAGCCGTATCCTTATAAGAGCGGCTCACAGGAATCCTGCCTTCAGTTATCCAAACAACATATGGGGATTTGGGCAATTGGATGTGCAGCGTTTACTGGATAGGACTTCCCAGATCTTTTAA
- a CDS encoding cold-shock protein has translation MSNYTGVVKWFDNEKGYGFLSTSEGQDVFVHHSQVKEKTHNKDLHEGESVNFDVRKDEKGLCALNVQKI, from the coding sequence ATGTCTAATTATACGGGTGTGGTAAAATGGTTTGATAATGAAAAAGGCTACGGCTTTCTATCAACCAGTGAAGGACAAGATGTTTTTGTACATCATTCACAAGTCAAAGAAAAAACTCATAATAAAGATTTGCACGAAGGTGAGTCGGTTAATTTTGATGTGAGAAAAGATGAGAAAGGGTTATGTGCTTTAAATGTACAAAAAATATAA
- a CDS encoding YIEGIA family protein: protein MEKTLAFHDLTIILCGIAMGTIARIITLRIDTRQNPSYPTGGFISIVIGILASALGSVAIPSLLNKEFTAVTFIALAIQHFRDVRETEKESLEDLEKTEYSKRGAAYIDGIAKTYESRNYLSLLTSLLVVLILSVLSSNNLVLNMLVAAASGLVIIYFLTRLTKGKCIGDICYIKEGKITIEHSDLFVDGMYVTNVLGTRVSRDLFLKEGIGIVIEPKSNKFRITLENSGQRQAMLFEATRTFGVKRFSFTRKNYTKGKLLLAFVPIIRDPDAIIDVIKKTPVLENSRKINTIMDIDIGGGHDGTE from the coding sequence ATGGAGAAAACATTAGCATTTCATGATCTTACGATTATATTGTGCGGTATCGCAATGGGAACGATTGCGCGGATTATTACGCTTCGCATTGATACACGTCAAAATCCCAGTTATCCGACGGGCGGATTTATCAGCATCGTCATAGGCATACTGGCTTCTGCTTTGGGATCTGTTGCAATCCCATCCCTGCTAAACAAAGAATTTACGGCTGTAACTTTTATTGCCTTAGCCATCCAGCATTTCCGGGATGTAAGAGAAACAGAAAAGGAAAGCCTTGAGGATCTGGAAAAAACAGAGTATTCCAAACGAGGAGCTGCCTATATTGACGGCATTGCAAAGACTTATGAGTCCAGAAATTATTTATCCCTCCTTACCTCCCTGCTTGTTGTTCTGATCTTAAGTGTTTTATCTTCGAATAATCTGGTGCTGAACATGCTGGTTGCCGCTGCCAGCGGCCTTGTTATTATTTATTTCCTGACCAGATTGACAAAAGGTAAATGCATTGGTGATATCTGTTATATAAAAGAAGGGAAAATAACCATTGAACATTCGGATTTGTTTGTAGATGGCATGTATGTCACCAATGTACTGGGAACCCGGGTAAGCAGGGACTTATTCTTAAAAGAAGGCATTGGTATTGTCATAGAACCGAAAAGCAATAAATTCAGAATTACCCTTGAGAATTCCGGACAGAGACAGGCAATGCTTTTTGAGGCAACCAGAACCTTTGGCGTTAAGCGGTTCAGTTTCACCAGAAAAAATTATACAAAAGGAAAGCTGCTGCTGGCTTTTGTGCCAATTATCCGTGACCCTGATGCCATTATAGATGTCATTAAAAAGACACCGGTATTGGAAAACAGCAGAAAAATAAATACTATTATGGATATTGATATAGGAGGAGGGCACGATGGGACAGAGTAA